DNA from Granulicella cerasi:
ATGGCCGTGCCGCCACACACGGCGCCGCTGAACGTTGATCCGCAGGTCCGCCAGGCGTTCGACCACTTTTACAGCCTCGACTTCAACGACGCGCTGCATGGTTGGCAAATAGTCGCGCAGCAACATCCCAACGATCCTATGGCCTACAACTACCTGTTGCTGGGCACGCTTTTTCGCGAGCTTTACATTCAGGATCTGCTCGACACGACGTACTACGCGCACGATTCTTTCCTGCTGAACAAACGTCAGGTGAACGTGTCACCCGCCGTGCGACAGCAGATCGAAGACCTCTCCAATCGCGTCATCGACATGTGCGATTCGGCATTGAAGAAAGATCCCAATGACAAGAACGCCCTCTTCGCGCGCTCGTATGCAAAGGGAATGCACGCGTCGTTTCTGATTCTCGTCGACCATTCCTGGTCGGCCGCAGCGAAGCAGGGCTTGTCTGCTCGCAACGACTCCGAGGCCGCGCTGAAGATCGATCCGCAGTACGCCGACGCCAATATGGCTGTGGGCATCCAGCAGTACGCAGTCGCAAGCCTGCCGCGCGTCATCCGCATCCTTGTAGGCTTCTTCGGCGTGGGAGGCAACAAGCAGCGCGGCCTCGAAATGCTGCGCATCTCCGCAGCGCATGGCCCTGTGACGAGCGTTGAATCACGCACAGCGTTGAGCCTCTTTCTGCGTCACGACGGCCGCTACTCCGAAGCTCTTCAGGTGGAGCGTTCGCTCGCGCAGCAGTATCCGCGCGACTTTCTGTTTCGCCTCGAAGTTGCGAACCTGCTGAAGGATGATGGCCAGGGCGTGCAAGCCATCGCCGAGTACAAGAAGGTGCTCGAAGATGCAGGGAAGCCGGGCTACTTCACGGAGCCCCGCCTTCAGCTCGCGTACTTCGGTCTCGGCGAGACGCAGCGCGGCTACAACGATATTCAAGGCGCGGCAGATAGCTTCCTCAAGGCGGCACAACAGCCTAACTGCAGCGACTGGCTTCGCAAGCGCGCGCAGTTGAACGCCGGCAATATGTACGATCTGCTGCACGACCGTACACAGGCGGTGCGGCTCTACAACATGGCCGCAGCTCCCGGCGGAGATCAGTCGCAAGCTGACGCGGCGAGGAAATATCTGAAACAGCCGTACACCCGCTAAATCGCAGGGAACCGAGCTCGTGATGTTTGCGTATCTGAGAACGTTGCAGTTTTCGGAGGTGTCATCATGATGTGCACAGTTTGCGGTAAGGAAGTTCAGTCCGGCGCTCGTTTTTGCAGTCATTGTGGAGCGTATGTCGTTCCCGAAACCCTCTATGGCTATAGCGGACCGCGTTCGCGCTTCGTTCGGCCACAGGAAGGCCGCATGATCGCCGGTGTTTGCGCAGGCATCGCGCGCTACTACGCGATCGACGTAGCGATCGTGCGTCTCGTGGTGGCGCTTTGCATCCTGTTCGCAGGCCTGCCGATCGTTGCTTACCTCATTGCCTGGCTGGTGATGCCGAACGAAGAGTTCGTGCCGATGGCTCCGCCGCAGAACAGCGCTGGAGCGCAGTAACGCCGCCCGTTAGAATGGTCTGGTGAGTTCCTCAGCTTCTCCCAGACCTTTCGTGTACGACGGCGATCGCCTCGTATGTTCCGGCGTCGACGTCGCCGCGCTCGCCGATGAGTTCGGCACACCGCTTTACGTGTACAGCGCCGACGCCGTCCGCGAGCGCGTGGCGATGATCGCCAACGGCTTCGCTGGTGTCGATCACACCATCTGCTACGCCGTGAAGGCCAACTCCGCGCTTGGCTTGTTGAAGCGTCTCGGCGCATTAGGATGCGGCTTCGATATCGTCTCCGGTGGCGAGTTGGAGCGTGTTCGACGCGCGGCGCCAGAGGCCGTTAGCCGCGTCGTGTTCTCCGGCGTCGGCAAGCAGGCGTGGGAGATGGATGCTGCTCTCGAAGCAGGCATCCTGCAGTTCAACGTGGAGAGCGAAGCCGA
Protein-coding regions in this window:
- a CDS encoding tetratricopeptide repeat protein; the protein is MGVCGQFRRLLLLAVAATSISSVASAQMAVPPHTAPLNVDPQVRQAFDHFYSLDFNDALHGWQIVAQQHPNDPMAYNYLLLGTLFRELYIQDLLDTTYYAHDSFLLNKRQVNVSPAVRQQIEDLSNRVIDMCDSALKKDPNDKNALFARSYAKGMHASFLILVDHSWSAAAKQGLSARNDSEAALKIDPQYADANMAVGIQQYAVASLPRVIRILVGFFGVGGNKQRGLEMLRISAAHGPVTSVESRTALSLFLRHDGRYSEALQVERSLAQQYPRDFLFRLEVANLLKDDGQGVQAIAEYKKVLEDAGKPGYFTEPRLQLAYFGLGETQRGYNDIQGAADSFLKAAQQPNCSDWLRKRAQLNAGNMYDLLHDRTQAVRLYNMAAAPGGDQSQADAARKYLKQPYTR
- a CDS encoding PspC domain-containing protein, whose amino-acid sequence is MMCTVCGKEVQSGARFCSHCGAYVVPETLYGYSGPRSRFVRPQEGRMIAGVCAGIARYYAIDVAIVRLVVALCILFAGLPIVAYLIAWLVMPNEEFVPMAPPQNSAGAQ